Proteins from a genomic interval of Symmachiella macrocystis:
- a CDS encoding aldose 1-epimerase encodes MEPIVIRDPNSGAEAKILAEFGFNCFSFQAPVDGELIEVLDAEPGFSAGGGRASGNGIPILFPFPNRIREGRYRWNDQDFQLTELDGDGNAIHGFVLDRPWRVTSSGTNFVVGEFQLSVDAPDRLPHWPTDFILELRYEVAGSTLSCLITITNPSQDPLPWGFGTHAYFRMPLAGDSGATDCLVQAPAAESWELINCLPTGKKVPVDEHVDLRDGRRLGDRPLDDVLTGVEPQNGHIETLAMDEKAGLQISQKTDSIFRELVVYTPPTGRSVCLEPYTCVTDAVNLEEAGHDTGWLVLPPGEKIQTWINIELGRVYA; translated from the coding sequence GCAGAAGCGAAAATTCTGGCTGAGTTTGGCTTCAATTGTTTTTCCTTCCAGGCTCCGGTCGACGGCGAACTGATTGAAGTGCTCGACGCGGAACCCGGTTTTTCCGCCGGTGGCGGGCGGGCCAGTGGAAACGGGATTCCCATTCTGTTCCCGTTTCCCAATCGAATCCGCGAAGGCCGCTATCGGTGGAACGATCAGGATTTTCAACTCACCGAACTCGATGGTGATGGAAATGCGATCCACGGTTTCGTGTTGGACCGCCCGTGGCGGGTCACATCGTCGGGCACCAATTTCGTCGTCGGTGAATTCCAATTGAGCGTTGATGCACCGGACCGCCTACCGCATTGGCCGACCGATTTCATTTTAGAACTTCGCTACGAAGTCGCCGGGTCGACATTGAGTTGCCTAATCACGATTACCAACCCCAGCCAGGATCCGCTTCCCTGGGGATTTGGCACGCACGCCTATTTTCGCATGCCACTGGCCGGCGACAGCGGAGCCACCGATTGCCTCGTCCAGGCTCCCGCAGCCGAGTCGTGGGAATTGATCAATTGCCTCCCCACAGGGAAAAAAGTCCCTGTGGATGAGCATGTCGACCTGCGCGATGGACGTCGCCTGGGGGATCGCCCCTTGGACGACGTACTCACCGGTGTTGAGCCGCAAAACGGTCACATTGAAACGTTGGCCATGGACGAAAAAGCGGGACTACAAATCTCACAAAAAACCGATTCGATTTTTCGCGAACTGGTTGTCTACACTCCGCCTACCGGACGCAGTGTTTGTCTGGAACCGTATACCTGTGTCACCGACGCGGTCAATCTCGAAGAAGCGGGGCATGACACCGGTTGGTTGGTCTTGCCGCCGGGCGAAAAGATTCAGACGTGGATCAACATCGAATTGGGACGCGTGTACGCTTAA
- a CDS encoding HEAT repeat domain-containing protein — MKMIDGRLLAGLLLCSLCVTCVPTVALAQESQPTADAPLLNELRERLLRLEQELNALKKNQRPKIPEDKSQQRVVMMLESCYLGRYYNRSANSRHARFFVAKLNLVNLTPEAIEIQREQIELVADGTSIKLEEIPKQLLNQSVQIDNQYQQLRNKKPSKKLKLSPGGMQSTWVVFDKLDDGTHVPDMTLKVQINDKPVEIDVNASQKEALEMEIERIGPRGSLGLATINGKLNTINIGGMMDDLDQLATQQVIRVVLRWSEGAAQPDQQVMAWIIQNASSLGANGATSEQFPPIPATMREFHLSDLPKSNNSHSSRYRSGRGTTRRVHDTADEAVQAALASAYQSLPRDEILTNIEQGHLLSRVAALASGGGRLGEDKLPIILEYADAPEPQLQRAALTALGHFGDSAAVEKLVFYVKKNNEPLASAAIESLAGSRYSAAHDALLTILKNEPPASQKNIVRILAAHPRPIWSEAIYEFVKDPRDGLNQEALQALTQVGHPKLLEVLKDALSAGDMAFRNKAYTILAARTDHDSEQIAIEYALQLLGEETIDPNTLNVTLNLLNRVKDKRAAPLLLKHFSKQSNKQAMIRTLTMIGDKDVAAFFVEHFEGMKSHEKGEVLKALLTLHAPEFRELATSSLINENQSVAQAAAQVLQQDGSPESVDVLTDALKKTGNNSTLSAVCNVLAQLATPQARTALEEARDDGDPQKRRYARNALQQIYERSSAYQFLRQGHELEKSNKLDEALAQFVEAIKADPKMPDGYIFRGNLNIRRGKFAEARPDFDKALELDRWNSQALTGACVVMVMDGDDTTAAVKRLEENRARYDDEAIFSYNAACVYSRAAEHLKTQESTDERKAKIKEYTDKAIADLQKSVKQGFGDLGWMREDPDLKTLHEVPEFRKVAGMGSAEPKTDKDPAEE, encoded by the coding sequence ATGAAGATGATCGACGGCCGCCTGCTCGCCGGACTATTGCTTTGCTCGCTGTGCGTGACCTGTGTTCCCACAGTCGCGCTGGCACAAGAGAGCCAGCCGACGGCCGATGCGCCGCTGCTCAACGAACTTCGCGAACGCTTGCTCAGGCTCGAACAGGAATTGAACGCGCTGAAAAAGAACCAACGTCCAAAAATTCCAGAAGACAAAAGCCAACAGCGCGTCGTGATGATGTTGGAGTCCTGCTATTTGGGGCGGTACTACAACCGCAGTGCCAATAGTCGGCACGCGCGGTTTTTTGTCGCCAAGCTGAATCTCGTCAATCTCACGCCCGAGGCGATCGAGATCCAGCGCGAGCAAATTGAACTGGTAGCGGACGGCACATCGATCAAGCTGGAGGAAATTCCCAAACAGCTGCTGAATCAATCGGTTCAGATCGACAATCAGTACCAGCAGTTGCGCAACAAGAAACCCTCGAAAAAGTTGAAGCTCTCCCCCGGTGGGATGCAAAGCACTTGGGTGGTCTTTGATAAACTGGACGACGGCACGCATGTTCCCGACATGACGCTCAAAGTCCAAATCAACGACAAGCCGGTTGAAATTGATGTCAATGCTTCGCAGAAAGAGGCGTTGGAAATGGAAATCGAGCGCATCGGTCCGCGGGGGTCGTTGGGATTGGCCACGATCAACGGCAAACTGAATACCATCAACATCGGCGGCATGATGGATGACCTGGATCAGCTTGCAACCCAGCAGGTGATACGCGTTGTCCTGCGGTGGTCCGAAGGGGCGGCGCAACCCGACCAGCAGGTGATGGCTTGGATCATTCAAAACGCGAGTTCGTTGGGCGCCAACGGCGCAACCAGCGAACAATTCCCGCCCATTCCCGCAACCATGCGTGAGTTCCATCTCAGCGACCTGCCTAAGAGCAATAACTCGCACAGTTCGCGGTATCGGTCAGGCCGTGGGACTACGCGTCGCGTGCATGATACGGCCGACGAAGCCGTGCAAGCGGCGCTCGCATCGGCCTATCAGTCGTTACCCCGCGACGAGATTTTAACGAACATCGAACAAGGCCATCTGCTCTCTCGAGTCGCCGCACTTGCCAGCGGCGGCGGCCGGTTGGGCGAAGACAAGTTGCCGATCATTCTGGAGTACGCCGATGCTCCAGAACCACAACTGCAACGCGCAGCACTGACAGCCCTGGGGCATTTCGGTGATTCGGCAGCGGTGGAGAAATTGGTGTTCTATGTAAAAAAGAACAACGAGCCGTTGGCCAGCGCTGCGATTGAGTCATTGGCCGGATCACGCTATTCCGCCGCGCATGACGCGCTGTTGACGATTTTAAAAAACGAGCCGCCTGCATCGCAAAAAAATATCGTGCGGATCTTGGCAGCGCATCCGCGGCCGATTTGGTCCGAAGCGATCTATGAATTTGTTAAAGATCCCCGCGACGGTTTAAACCAAGAGGCACTGCAAGCGCTAACACAAGTGGGACATCCCAAGTTGCTGGAGGTCCTCAAGGACGCGCTCTCAGCCGGAGACATGGCGTTTCGGAATAAAGCCTACACGATTCTGGCCGCGCGGACCGATCATGACAGCGAACAGATTGCTATCGAATACGCCCTCCAACTCCTGGGAGAGGAGACGATCGATCCCAATACCTTGAACGTCACGCTCAATTTGTTGAATCGCGTGAAAGACAAACGGGCCGCTCCGCTGCTGCTTAAGCATTTCTCCAAGCAGTCCAACAAACAAGCCATGATTCGTACGTTGACGATGATTGGGGATAAGGACGTTGCCGCGTTTTTTGTCGAACATTTTGAGGGAATGAAATCGCACGAAAAAGGTGAAGTCCTCAAAGCGCTGCTGACGCTACACGCCCCGGAATTTCGTGAACTCGCCACCTCGTCGTTGATCAACGAAAACCAATCCGTGGCGCAAGCCGCAGCACAGGTCTTGCAGCAGGATGGGAGCCCTGAATCGGTCGATGTGCTGACAGACGCCTTGAAAAAAACGGGCAACAACAGCACATTGAGCGCGGTTTGTAACGTCCTGGCACAACTGGCTACACCGCAGGCACGTACGGCGCTGGAAGAGGCGCGCGACGATGGTGATCCACAAAAACGCCGTTACGCCCGCAATGCCTTGCAACAGATTTATGAACGTTCCTCCGCGTATCAATTCCTCAGACAGGGGCACGAATTAGAAAAATCGAATAAACTCGACGAAGCGTTGGCTCAATTTGTCGAAGCCATTAAAGCCGATCCCAAAATGCCCGACGGTTACATTTTCCGCGGCAACTTAAATATTCGCAGAGGAAAATTCGCCGAGGCGCGGCCCGACTTTGACAAAGCTTTGGAGTTGGACCGCTGGAATTCTCAAGCGCTCACCGGCGCCTGTGTGGTGATGGTGATGGACGGCGACGATACGACAGCAGCGGTCAAACGGCTCGAAGAAAACCGCGCCCGTTACGACGACGAAGCCATCTTCTCCTACAACGCCGCCTGCGTTTACTCGCGCGCCGCCGAACATCTCAAGACACAGGAATCGACCGACGAGCGCAAGGCGAAAATTAAAGAATACACCGACAAAGCAATCGCCGACTTGCAAAAGTCCGTCAAACAAGGGTTCGGAGACCTCGGTTGGATGCGCGAAGACCCCGACTTAAAAACACTCCACGAAGTCCCCGAGTTCCGCAAAGTCGCCGGCATGGGTTCAGCAGAGCCGAAGACCGACAAGGACCCAGCTGAAGAATAG
- a CDS encoding cob(I)yrinic acid a,c-diamide adenosyltransferase has product MVFLNRIYTRSGDGGETGLGDGRRVPKTDARIAAYGGVDELNTLLGVTAANVELPPAFAARIATIQNDLFDLGADLCVPETDTPAEHPPLRVTAKQVAQLETWIDESNASLEPLTSFVLPGGSPAAAHLHNARAVCRRVEIGVCHLAAAEVINEHTLAYLNRLSDLLFVWARYCNDAGNNDVLWVPGGER; this is encoded by the coding sequence ATGGTTTTTCTCAATCGCATTTACACCCGCAGCGGCGACGGCGGCGAAACTGGACTGGGGGATGGACGCCGAGTCCCCAAAACCGATGCGCGGATTGCCGCCTATGGCGGGGTCGATGAACTCAACACGCTGCTGGGAGTGACCGCCGCCAACGTCGAACTTCCGCCGGCGTTTGCGGCGCGGATCGCGACCATTCAAAACGACCTGTTCGATCTCGGGGCCGATTTGTGTGTGCCCGAAACGGATACGCCTGCCGAACATCCTCCGCTGCGTGTGACGGCAAAACAGGTGGCGCAATTGGAAACCTGGATCGACGAATCCAACGCCTCGCTGGAACCACTGACCAGTTTCGTTCTCCCTGGCGGATCCCCGGCAGCGGCGCATTTGCATAATGCCCGCGCTGTTTGCCGCCGCGTCGAAATCGGCGTCTGTCATTTAGCCGCAGCGGAGGTGATCAACGAGCATACGCTCGCCTACCTCAACCGACTCTCCGACTTGCTGTTTGTTTGGGCCCGGTATTGCAATGACGCCGGCAACAATGACGTTCTGTGGGTCCCCGGCGGCGAGCGGTAG
- a CDS encoding sialate O-acetylesterase: MHRLRYLLCLTFVLISAKANADDNPQLWILSGQSNACGRAKLPGPAADERVTMFDPKTGEFVVAQDPLPGMGTTGTGPWVATAQAVAPLAGDITMLGYANGGKPILFWHPGKPGYVGLMPRIKRAGQGAGVFLWYQGENNSAPGTSGADYVTELQEHIARVRKAADNPEMLVVVVQLGPATTPGNSGFMTLREAQRQYVAGDSRAILVPALGRTLMDTVHLNNAGYRELGAEIGRALLRHRFGKTDIAWPGPVLDAAVIDEDRKSIVAHFAEVDELAGCDAADFALIDEEGTIRCTMATPGKTTVTLVPERIVRLPARLIYGFGQNPKASLVDEAGNRAPAVQIPVATGDALKDAPTAAANGAGK, encoded by the coding sequence GTGCATCGACTGCGCTATCTTCTTTGTTTGACATTCGTTTTGATCTCAGCGAAAGCCAATGCGGACGATAACCCGCAGCTGTGGATTCTCTCAGGCCAATCCAATGCGTGCGGACGGGCGAAACTACCCGGACCGGCTGCGGATGAACGGGTGACCATGTTTGACCCCAAGACTGGCGAATTTGTTGTTGCCCAAGATCCACTGCCCGGTATGGGAACGACCGGAACGGGACCGTGGGTCGCCACCGCACAGGCTGTCGCGCCGCTTGCGGGGGACATTACGATGTTAGGATATGCCAACGGCGGCAAACCGATTTTGTTTTGGCATCCCGGCAAGCCGGGGTATGTCGGCTTGATGCCCCGCATCAAACGCGCCGGCCAAGGCGCGGGCGTGTTTCTGTGGTACCAGGGCGAAAACAATTCCGCTCCCGGAACGTCAGGGGCTGATTACGTAACAGAATTGCAGGAACACATCGCCCGCGTGCGAAAGGCGGCGGACAATCCGGAAATGCTGGTCGTCGTCGTGCAACTCGGTCCCGCCACGACACCGGGAAACAGCGGATTTATGACGCTCCGTGAAGCACAGCGACAATACGTGGCCGGCGACTCGCGGGCAATACTCGTCCCCGCGCTGGGCCGCACGCTCATGGATACAGTGCATTTGAACAATGCCGGCTACCGCGAATTGGGCGCCGAAATCGGCCGCGCGCTGTTGCGTCACCGCTTTGGAAAAACCGACATCGCTTGGCCCGGTCCCGTCTTGGATGCTGCGGTTATCGATGAAGATCGCAAATCGATTGTGGCGCACTTTGCCGAAGTCGATGAACTAGCCGGTTGCGACGCAGCCGATTTTGCGTTGATCGACGAGGAAGGCACGATTCGTTGCACGATGGCGACGCCGGGCAAGACAACCGTCACACTGGTCCCCGAACGAATCGTGCGACTGCCGGCACGGTTGATCTACGGCTTCGGCCAGAATCCCAAAGCGAGTTTGGTTGACGAAGCAGGCAATCGCGCCCCAGCCGTTCAGATCCCGGTCGCGACCGGTGATGCCCTCAAAGATGCCCCCACAGCTGCGGCCAACGGGGCCGGAAAATGA
- a CDS encoding GntR family transcriptional regulator, translating to MQLHISPQDGVPIYLQIVNQIKFLVASGRLKSGEELPSIRALAEQLLVNPNTVARAYRELEAAGVVVKRRTAGTFVADAQSPLALRERRRLLNERLDALLVEGRQLGFSADEIVNMLGDRQRAFQSALEET from the coding sequence ATGCAGCTGCACATTTCACCACAAGACGGAGTGCCGATCTATTTGCAGATCGTCAACCAAATCAAGTTCCTCGTCGCTTCCGGTAGGCTGAAATCGGGTGAGGAATTGCCCTCGATCCGCGCGCTGGCCGAACAGTTGTTGGTGAATCCCAATACGGTGGCTCGTGCCTATCGGGAACTGGAAGCCGCTGGGGTTGTTGTTAAGCGGCGGACGGCGGGTACGTTCGTCGCCGATGCCCAGTCCCCGCTCGCGCTCCGCGAACGTCGCCGCTTGCTAAATGAACGTCTCGACGCCCTGCTCGTCGAAGGTCGGCAGTTGGGCTTCTCCGCAGACGAAATCGTGAACATGCTGGGCGATCGCCAGCGCGCATTTCAATCCGCTCTCGAGGAGACATAA
- a CDS encoding ABC transporter ATP-binding protein, with product MQSPLNDETDCVVDIRNLVRQFGHVKALDGVSLQVPRGAVYGIVGVNGAGKTTLLKHVLGLLKPQRGTVTILGRDPVRDPVGVLARLGYLSEQHEMPDWMRIGELLAYTGSFYPTWSNAYVTELVQSFQLSRDAKVQTLSKGQRARVGLVLALAHRPEILVLDEPSSGLDPIVRRDILAAIIRTISEEGRTVIFSSHLLDEVERVADHIAMLHQGRLLYSGTFDEMRAKFRRVTVRFQGPQDVPPVLPDAIGWAGGGYEWTAIYRGQGDELQAAATMAGGEIVEEKQLSLDEIFVAHAGSEPPLATIREAT from the coding sequence ATGCAATCGCCGCTCAACGACGAAACCGATTGTGTTGTCGACATCCGCAACCTCGTGCGACAATTCGGTCACGTCAAAGCACTGGATGGCGTTTCGCTTCAAGTCCCTCGCGGGGCGGTGTATGGCATCGTGGGAGTCAACGGTGCCGGTAAGACAACGCTGCTCAAACATGTGCTGGGCCTGCTCAAACCGCAACGAGGTACGGTGACTATCTTAGGCCGCGATCCGGTTCGTGATCCTGTTGGGGTACTGGCACGATTAGGATATCTGTCGGAACAGCACGAGATGCCCGATTGGATGCGGATTGGCGAACTGTTGGCGTACACCGGTTCGTTTTATCCAACCTGGAGCAATGCTTACGTCACGGAGTTGGTGCAGTCGTTCCAATTAAGTCGCGACGCCAAGGTCCAGACATTATCCAAAGGGCAACGCGCCCGCGTGGGGCTGGTGCTGGCGCTCGCGCATCGGCCAGAGATTCTGGTTTTGGACGAACCGTCGTCCGGTTTGGATCCCATCGTCCGCCGTGACATTCTGGCAGCGATCATCCGCACGATTTCCGAGGAGGGACGGACGGTAATTTTTTCATCGCACCTACTCGACGAAGTCGAACGGGTTGCCGATCACATCGCCATGCTGCACCAGGGACGGTTGTTGTACAGTGGGACTTTCGACGAAATGCGAGCAAAGTTTCGCCGTGTGACGGTCCGCTTTCAGGGACCGCAGGACGTCCCACCCGTGTTGCCAGACGCCATCGGATGGGCGGGGGGCGGCTATGAATGGACGGCGATTTACCGCGGGCAAGGAGACGAACTCCAGGCAGCCGCCACCATGGCCGGCGGTGAGATCGTTGAGGAGAAGCAACTGTCGCTGGATGAAATCTTTGTGGCGCACGCCGGCAGCGAGCCACCGTTGGCAACCATTCGGGAGGCGACTTAA
- the gap gene encoding type I glyceraldehyde-3-phosphate dehydrogenase, whose translation MAAVKVGINGFGRIGRIVFRELASRPEEFDVVAINDLGDPQKLAWLLKYDSVQGRFPGTVECEGQSLIVNGKKVLICSERDPRNLPWKKEGVEVALESTGFFTNRQTAEKPGFDSHLEAGARKVIISAPCKDAPDLTCVLGVNDDQLSSEHDCVSNASCTTNCLAPMVKVLHENFGVSEGLMTTVHAYTNDQRVSDQLHADPLRARAAAINIIPTTTGAAKAVGIVLPAMKGKLTGLSLRVPVPAGSVTDLVATLDKKASKEDINAAMKAAAEGPLKGIMEYNTDPIVSSDIVGNRHSSIFDASWTTELGGNMVKVLSWYDNETGYSCRTSDLIARIAKL comes from the coding sequence GTGGCTGCAGTAAAAGTTGGAATTAACGGTTTTGGTCGGATCGGGCGGATTGTGTTTCGCGAGTTGGCTTCACGACCCGAGGAATTCGACGTCGTCGCGATTAACGATTTGGGCGATCCGCAGAAGTTGGCATGGTTGCTGAAATACGACAGCGTCCAAGGCCGATTCCCCGGCACTGTTGAGTGCGAGGGGCAGTCGCTGATCGTCAACGGCAAGAAAGTGCTGATTTGCAGCGAACGGGATCCGCGGAATTTGCCGTGGAAAAAAGAAGGTGTCGAAGTCGCATTGGAATCGACCGGATTTTTCACAAATCGCCAAACGGCGGAAAAACCGGGTTTCGATAGCCATCTGGAAGCCGGTGCCCGCAAGGTGATCATTTCCGCGCCGTGCAAAGACGCACCGGATTTGACCTGTGTGCTTGGTGTGAACGATGATCAACTTTCGTCGGAACACGACTGCGTCTCGAACGCCAGTTGCACGACGAACTGTTTGGCCCCGATGGTGAAGGTGCTGCACGAAAACTTCGGTGTTTCCGAAGGGCTGATGACGACCGTGCACGCTTATACCAACGACCAACGCGTTTCGGATCAGTTGCACGCCGACCCGTTGCGGGCACGTGCGGCGGCGATCAACATCATTCCCACCACCACCGGCGCCGCCAAAGCGGTAGGCATTGTACTGCCGGCGATGAAGGGCAAATTGACTGGCCTGAGCCTGCGGGTGCCTGTGCCGGCCGGTAGTGTGACCGACTTGGTCGCCACGTTGGACAAAAAGGCCTCCAAAGAGGACATCAACGCGGCCATGAAAGCAGCCGCCGAAGGACCGCTGAAAGGGATCATGGAATACAATACCGATCCCATCGTCTCCAGCGACATCGTCGGCAATCGTCACAGCAGCATTTTCGATGCGAGCTGGACGACCGAACTGGGCGGGAACATGGTCAAAGTCCTGTCTTGGTACGACAACGAGACCGGCTATTCCTGCAGGACCTCGGACCTGATTGCCAGAATTGCGAAACTGTAG
- the rpe gene encoding ribulose-phosphate 3-epimerase, with amino-acid sequence MTRRTTFLNLLKSAPLIAPSMLKCDFGNLHREVELLESADVPLLHLDVMDGHFVPNLSYGPMVIQRLRELTELPFDAHLMISEPERYLDDYVAAGCDSITIHIEAVPEPLPLLKRIRDAGVAAGLALNPGTPVEKIAPALESCDLVLVMSVEPGFGGQKFMPSALDKLRELSSMISTETFLSVDGGIGPDTIGSTAQAGAKLFVAGSSIFDASDYREAATQLFDAASQAASPSL; translated from the coding sequence ATGACTCGCAGAACCACCTTTCTTAACTTGCTCAAGAGCGCCCCACTGATTGCGCCGTCGATGTTGAAATGTGACTTCGGCAACCTTCACCGAGAGGTGGAGCTGTTGGAATCGGCGGATGTTCCTTTGTTGCATTTGGATGTGATGGATGGGCATTTCGTTCCCAACCTGTCTTATGGCCCGATGGTGATACAGCGGCTGCGTGAATTGACTGAGTTGCCATTCGATGCCCATTTAATGATTTCCGAGCCGGAGCGGTATTTGGATGACTATGTCGCGGCCGGCTGCGACTCCATCACAATTCATATTGAAGCGGTTCCGGAACCGCTTCCGTTGTTGAAGCGGATTCGGGATGCGGGCGTCGCTGCCGGTTTGGCGCTGAATCCGGGTACGCCGGTGGAAAAAATTGCACCCGCGCTGGAGTCCTGTGACTTAGTGCTGGTGATGAGCGTGGAACCTGGGTTTGGCGGCCAAAAATTCATGCCGTCGGCGCTGGATAAATTGCGGGAACTGTCATCGATGATTTCCACCGAGACGTTTTTGTCGGTGGATGGAGGAATCGGCCCGGATACGATTGGATCGACCGCCCAGGCGGGGGCCAAACTCTTTGTTGCGGGTAGTTCGATTTTTGATGCCAGTGATTATCGCGAAGCCGCGACTCAACTTTTTGATGCTGCGTCACAAGCCGCATCACCGTCCCTTTGA
- a CDS encoding histidine phosphatase family protein: MSKSQAVLIRPGCTDFDQQNRIQGTLNIPLNQQGQVQVSRLADDLRDISLKRIYSAPCEPARETAESLSADLGVPVKELDSLANLNQGLWQGMVVDDIRRKHPKVFKQWQESPETICPPEGEEVTDAMVRVGKAIDKILKRDVNFAIIAPEPLASMIRWHVCGGKLHTVEPSDSCRDDCHWEILETNGKSEAPVESGPGTPAKPARAKSSN; this comes from the coding sequence ATGTCAAAATCCCAAGCCGTGCTGATTCGTCCCGGCTGTACTGATTTCGACCAGCAAAATCGTATTCAAGGCACATTGAATATTCCCCTCAATCAACAGGGTCAAGTTCAAGTGAGTCGGCTTGCCGACGACTTGCGAGATATCTCGTTGAAGCGAATATATTCTGCGCCGTGTGAACCTGCGCGCGAAACCGCCGAGAGCCTCAGCGCAGATTTGGGCGTGCCGGTTAAGGAACTGGACAGCCTTGCGAATTTGAATCAAGGCTTGTGGCAGGGCATGGTTGTCGACGATATTCGCCGCAAGCATCCCAAAGTCTTCAAACAATGGCAGGAATCCCCTGAGACGATCTGTCCGCCCGAGGGTGAAGAGGTCACCGATGCCATGGTCCGTGTGGGCAAAGCGATTGACAAAATTCTCAAGCGCGACGTCAATTTTGCTATCATTGCCCCGGAACCGTTGGCATCGATGATTCGTTGGCATGTGTGCGGCGGTAAACTCCATACCGTCGAGCCAAGTGACAGTTGTCGAGACGATTGCCATTGGGAGATATTAGAGACGAATGGAAAATCGGAAGCACCGGTCGAGAGTGGCCCGGGAACACCGGCCAAGCCCGCGCGTGCGAAGTCAAGCAATTGA
- the accD gene encoding acetyl-CoA carboxylase, carboxyltransferase subunit beta, translating into MSSVPEPDETGRNGHSHRPKRGVPEGLWLQCEGCSATVYRKTVDSRMGVCPECDYHFYVPTAERIRQLLDEGSFEEWFANLQPMDPLGFADRKPYAERLKAEQARTGLSEACIVGRGYMRGRPLALGITDSAFIMGSMGSVVGEKLTRTIELATERNLSLVIVSGSGGGARMHEGILSLMQMGKVSAALARFHEAGGLFISVMTNPTMGGVAASFASLGDVNFAEPKALIGFAGPRVVEATVKVPLPTGFQTSEFMLEHGFVDRIVARADLRSEITRVIDYCGK; encoded by the coding sequence ATGAGTTCCGTCCCCGAACCGGATGAAACCGGCCGGAACGGACATTCCCACCGCCCAAAGCGGGGAGTGCCCGAAGGGCTGTGGTTACAGTGTGAAGGTTGCAGCGCTACCGTGTATCGCAAAACCGTCGATAGCCGGATGGGCGTCTGCCCGGAATGCGACTATCATTTTTACGTACCGACCGCAGAGCGAATTCGCCAACTGTTGGACGAAGGAAGCTTTGAAGAATGGTTCGCCAACCTGCAGCCGATGGACCCGCTGGGTTTTGCGGACCGCAAACCATATGCGGAACGACTGAAGGCCGAGCAGGCCCGTACCGGCTTGTCGGAAGCCTGTATCGTCGGGCGGGGTTACATGCGTGGCCGACCGTTGGCATTGGGCATCACCGATTCGGCGTTCATCATGGGAAGCATGGGCTCTGTCGTTGGCGAGAAATTGACCCGGACCATCGAGTTGGCGACCGAACGCAATCTGTCGCTGGTCATTGTCAGTGGCTCTGGCGGCGGCGCGCGGATGCATGAGGGGATCTTATCGTTAATGCAAATGGGTAAAGTCTCGGCTGCGCTGGCGCGATTTCACGAAGCGGGGGGACTGTTTATTTCCGTGATGACCAATCCCACGATGGGTGGCGTGGCGGCCAGTTTCGCATCGTTGGGGGATGTCAATTTTGCCGAACCAAAAGCATTGATTGGTTTCGCCGGCCCCCGGGTCGTGGAGGCCACAGTCAAAGTCCCGCTGCCCACGGGATTTCAAACCAGCGAGTTCATGTTGGAGCATGGTTTTGTTGACCGTATCGTGGCCCGTGCGGATTTGCGCAGTGAGATCACCCGCGTCATTGACTATTGCGGGAAATGA